A portion of the Treponema rectale genome contains these proteins:
- the rpmE gene encoding 50S ribosomal protein L31 yields MKEGIHPEYKLTKITCVCGNVIETRSTVEDIKVEICSACHPFYTGKQKLVDTAGRIDRFNKRYGMKTAETK; encoded by the coding sequence ATGAAAGAGGGAATCCACCCTGAGTACAAACTTACAAAGATTACTTGTGTATGTGGCAACGTAATCGAAACACGTTCAACTGTTGAGGATATCAAAGTTGAAATCTGTTCTGCATGCCATCCTTTCTATACAGGAAAGCAGAAACTTGTTGATACTGCCGGACGTATCGACCGCTTCAACAAGCGCTATGGCATGAAGACTGCTGAAACAAAATAA
- a CDS encoding DEAD/DEAH box helicase gives MKFSEFTLNENLQKGIDGAGYVDCTPVQEQVLNASQQGRDLYVQSQTGTGKTAAFLISVINEMLTRTDLAARKALIMVPTRELAVQVEEECVKLSKDTGLTCASFYGGVGYDRQVALLKKGVDIIIGTPGRVIDLHEGNQMNLSDIGFLVIDEADRMFDMGFYPELSRLIKVLPSSERRQTMLFSATLNINVKNLAWEYTRNPAEITIEAQNITVDEIDQVLYHVSSDDKMKLLLGIISRENPESLIIFSNTKKSCEIIAKRLRMNSIEAEFIIGDLPQKKRLAIMDSFKAGKTKCLVATDVAARGIDVNDLAMVINYDLPNEAENYVHRIGRTARAGKSGKAYTFCSEQDVYSLPAIERYIEKQIPSQVADSSLMVEDKSAGTYIKLDSYHEDYNDKSEFGKRRQREYEKSGRSRNRGNDRSKGTRGSGRYSARNDDARKEYKRDRRVFSEEETAALASMTTEERMKLYKEKFGKASYSSARTSGKKKGGNYKKNGAARKSSEKTVLKPVKKTERKGLFGRIKSFFSKK, from the coding sequence ATGAAATTTAGTGAATTTACGTTGAATGAAAATCTCCAGAAGGGGATTGACGGTGCCGGTTATGTTGATTGTACTCCGGTACAGGAACAGGTTCTTAATGCCAGTCAGCAGGGGCGGGATCTGTATGTTCAGAGCCAGACTGGAACTGGAAAAACAGCGGCTTTTCTTATTTCGGTTATCAATGAAATGCTGACGAGAACGGATCTTGCTGCCAGAAAAGCGCTTATCATGGTTCCTACAAGGGAACTTGCAGTTCAGGTGGAAGAGGAATGTGTAAAGCTTTCAAAAGATACAGGCCTTACATGTGCAAGTTTTTACGGTGGTGTCGGTTATGACAGGCAGGTAGCACTTCTTAAAAAAGGTGTGGATATTATCATAGGAACTCCTGGTCGTGTCATAGACCTCCATGAAGGTAATCAGATGAATCTGTCTGATATAGGTTTTCTCGTTATTGATGAAGCTGACCGTATGTTTGACATGGGATTTTATCCTGAACTCAGCAGGCTTATAAAGGTTCTTCCTTCAAGTGAAAGAAGACAGACCATGCTGTTTTCGGCTACCCTGAACATTAATGTAAAGAATCTTGCGTGGGAATATACCAGAAATCCTGCAGAAATTACCATTGAGGCTCAGAATATCACTGTAGATGAGATAGATCAGGTGCTTTATCACGTTTCCAGTGATGATAAGATGAAGCTTCTTCTTGGAATAATTTCCAGAGAAAATCCTGAAAGTCTTATTATTTTCAGTAATACTAAAAAATCCTGTGAAATCATTGCAAAGCGCCTGCGCATGAATTCCATTGAAGCAGAGTTTATTATTGGTGATCTTCCTCAGAAAAAGCGTCTGGCCATTATGGATTCGTTTAAGGCCGGAAAGACAAAATGTCTTGTTGCTACTGATGTAGCAGCCCGTGGAATTGATGTAAATGATCTTGCAATGGTTATTAATTATGATCTTCCGAATGAAGCTGAAAATTATGTACATCGAATCGGACGTACAGCCCGTGCCGGAAAATCAGGAAAGGCATATACTTTCTGCAGTGAACAGGATGTTTATTCTCTTCCTGCCATTGAGCGTTATATTGAAAAGCAGATTCCTTCCCAGGTAGCTGATTCATCTCTTATGGTTGAAGATAAAAGTGCCGGAACTTATATAAAGCTTGATTCATATCATGAAGACTATAATGATAAAAGCGAGTTTGGAAAGAGACGGCAGCGGGAATATGAAAAAAGCGGAAGAAGCCGTAACCGCGGTAATGACCGTTCTAAGGGAACCAGGGGAAGCGGCCGTTATTCAGCCAGAAATGATGATGCCAGAAAAGAATATAAACGGGACAGGCGTGTATTTAGTGAAGAAGAAACTGCAGCTCTTGCTTCTATGACTACGGAAGAAAGAATGAAACTGTACAAAGAAAAATTTGGAAAAGCATCATATTCTTCTGCCCGTACTTCAGGTAAAAAGAAGGGCGGAAACTATAAAAAGAATGGCGCTGCAAGGAAATCTTCAGAGAAAACTGTTTTGAAGCCTGTAAAAAAGACAGAAAGAAAAGGTCTTTTTGGCAGAATCAAATCTTTCTTTTCAAAAAAATAA
- a CDS encoding ABC-F family ATP-binding cassette domain-containing protein — MITVSDVSLKFSEKPLFKDVNLKFMKGNCYGIIGANGAGKSTFLKVLSGEIEHDSGEISMSAGERMAILSQDHFKYDEYSVKETVMMGFPKLYEIGKEKDAIYEKPDFSEEDGIRAAELEAEFGELGGYEAENQIEQMLSGLGLEEENHDKMMSELDESQKVRVLLAQALFGNPDYLILDEPTNGLDLESIGWLEEFLLEFENCVIVVSHDRHFLNAVCTYICDIDYGKITQFTGNYDFWYQMSQVLQKQAKDQQKKREDKMADLKAFIQRFASNVSKAGQASSRKKVLEKLELEELPVTSRKFPFVGFTPDREIGNFVLTAEKINSKDSDGTVLLDNFSITVHPGEKIAFVGMEHNSITSFFDIIAGVKKADSGEFTWGQTTSQTYMGRDNSSYFTNDMNITEWLKQFSKEQDDSYVRGFLGRMLFTGDDSLKKVKVLSGGEKVRCMLSKMMLSGANVLILDDPTNHLDLESIESLNEGLVKFHGVVLFSSHDHEFISTIANRIIEITPKGIIDRMMNFDDYLKDNQVKELRKEYYAGTDKKIRI, encoded by the coding sequence ATGATTACAGTAAGTGACGTAAGTCTTAAATTCAGTGAAAAGCCTCTTTTTAAAGATGTTAATTTAAAATTCATGAAGGGAAACTGTTACGGAATTATCGGTGCAAATGGTGCCGGTAAATCTACTTTCCTTAAAGTTCTTTCCGGAGAAATTGAGCATGATTCCGGTGAAATTTCCATGTCTGCAGGTGAGCGTATGGCAATCCTCAGTCAGGATCACTTTAAATATGATGAGTATTCCGTAAAAGAAACAGTCATGATGGGATTTCCTAAACTTTATGAAATCGGAAAAGAAAAGGATGCCATTTACGAAAAACCTGATTTTTCTGAGGAAGACGGTATAAGGGCTGCTGAACTTGAGGCTGAATTTGGTGAACTGGGCGGATATGAAGCTGAGAATCAGATTGAACAGATGCTTTCAGGTCTTGGTCTTGAAGAAGAGAATCATGATAAAATGATGAGTGAACTGGATGAAAGCCAGAAGGTTCGCGTTCTTCTTGCTCAGGCACTTTTTGGAAATCCTGATTATCTTATTCTTGATGAACCTACCAACGGTCTTGATCTTGAAAGTATCGGATGGCTTGAGGAATTCCTTCTTGAATTTGAAAACTGCGTTATTGTAGTAAGCCATGACCGTCACTTCCTTAACGCTGTATGTACTTATATATGTGATATTGATTACGGTAAGATTACTCAGTTTACCGGTAACTATGATTTCTGGTATCAGATGAGCCAGGTGCTTCAGAAGCAGGCTAAAGATCAGCAGAAGAAGCGTGAGGATAAAATGGCTGACCTTAAGGCATTCATTCAGCGCTTTGCTTCAAATGTTTCTAAGGCAGGTCAGGCATCCAGCCGTAAGAAGGTTCTTGAGAAGCTTGAGCTTGAGGAACTTCCTGTAACAAGCCGCAAGTTCCCTTTTGTTGGATTTACACCGGACAGGGAAATCGGAAACTTTGTTCTTACTGCAGAAAAAATCAATTCAAAGGATTCAGATGGAACTGTGCTTCTGGATAATTTCAGCATTACCGTTCATCCTGGCGAAAAGATTGCATTTGTAGGTATGGAACATAATTCCATAACTTCTTTCTTTGATATTATTGCCGGCGTAAAAAAAGCTGATTCCGGTGAATTTACATGGGGTCAGACAACAAGCCAGACTTACATGGGACGTGACAACTCTTCATATTTTACAAACGATATGAATATAACTGAATGGCTTAAACAGTTTTCAAAAGAACAGGATGATTCATATGTCCGCGGTTTTTTGGGAAGAATGCTTTTTACCGGTGATGATTCCCTTAAGAAAGTAAAGGTTCTTTCCGGAGGAGAGAAGGTTCGCTGCATGCTTTCTAAGATGATGCTTTCAGGTGCGAACGTTCTTATTCTTGATGATCCTACAAATCATCTTGATCTTGAATCAATTGAGAGTCTTAATGAAGGCCTTGTAAAATTCCATGGCGTTGTTCTTTTTTCAAGTCATGACCATGAGTTTATCTCTACGATTGCAAACAGAATCATTGAAATTACTCCTAAGGGTATAATTGACCGCATGATGAACTTTGATGATTATCTCAAGGATAATCAGGTTAAGGAACTTCGTAAGGAATATTATGCCGGTACGGATAAGAAAATACGCATCTGA
- a CDS encoding class I SAM-dependent methyltransferase — protein MNTSVKTEQKNRQQAELFKNRLAKNFKTLKKWARKNRISCYRLYDRDIPEIPLAADIYTFLPPDTESKEDAFLYINKRNQMISDNSPEAAGIIQEENQRTYLLLYLYERPYEKDDSEEEVWLDTMAEAASEILEINRESVIIKTRRKQSDGEKRSQYEKTEQSRNILRLTQEQGQLFLINLEDYLDTGLFFDHRPLRKTVRETCKGKTVLNLFCYTGSFSVYAAEGGAKRVTSVDMSNTYLEWAKKNMAANGFTDESRFSFIRQDVNGFLNQMNAEVPDSERKNRFDIIILDPPTFSNSKRTEHTLDINRDWSELVKKCLNLLNKDGILYFSTNSRRLIFDETLLPEKTKTQDITASTIPEDYRNKKIHRCWKLSLQ, from the coding sequence GTGAATACTAGCGTAAAAACAGAACAGAAAAACAGGCAGCAGGCTGAACTTTTCAAAAACCGTCTTGCAAAAAACTTCAAGACCTTAAAAAAGTGGGCCCGCAAAAACAGAATAAGCTGCTACAGACTTTATGACCGGGACATACCGGAAATTCCTCTGGCTGCAGATATTTACACCTTTCTTCCTCCGGATACAGAATCAAAGGAAGACGCTTTTCTTTACATAAATAAACGAAACCAGATGATTTCTGACAATTCTCCTGAGGCTGCAGGAATAATACAGGAAGAAAACCAGAGAACATACCTTCTCCTCTACCTTTATGAACGTCCCTACGAAAAAGACGATTCGGAAGAAGAAGTATGGCTTGACACCATGGCGGAAGCAGCATCTGAAATTCTGGAAATAAACAGGGAATCAGTAATAATAAAAACAAGACGAAAGCAAAGTGACGGCGAAAAGCGCAGTCAGTATGAAAAAACAGAACAGTCCCGCAACATTTTACGCCTTACCCAGGAACAGGGGCAGCTTTTTCTTATAAATCTTGAAGATTATCTGGATACGGGACTTTTTTTTGACCACAGGCCTTTAAGAAAAACAGTACGGGAAACCTGCAAAGGAAAAACAGTCCTCAACCTTTTCTGCTATACCGGAAGTTTTTCCGTATATGCGGCAGAAGGAGGCGCAAAAAGAGTAACAAGCGTTGACATGAGCAACACTTACCTTGAATGGGCGAAGAAAAACATGGCAGCTAATGGATTTACAGACGAAAGCCGCTTCTCATTCATAAGACAGGACGTAAATGGCTTTCTGAACCAGATGAATGCAGAAGTTCCTGATTCAGAAAGAAAAAACAGGTTTGACATAATAATTCTTGATCCGCCGACATTTTCCAATTCAAAAAGGACGGAACATACCCTGGATATTAACCGGGACTGGAGTGAACTTGTAAAAAAATGCCTGAACCTTCTCAACAAAGACGGAATTCTATATTTTTCTACAAACAGCAGGCGACTTATTTTTGATGAAACTCTTCTTCCTGAAAAAACAAAAACACAGGACATAACGGCTTCAACCATTCCTGAAGACTACAGAAATAAAAAAATCCACAGATGCTGGAAACTCTCGCTTCAATAA
- a CDS encoding putative ABC transporter permease, producing the protein MNILLVLAFLFFTGSTLGWILEVFWRRFFSKNNPEKKWINPGFLTGPYLPLYGLSLIILFLLSFTDVSFIKSPGLQKTVLFIFMAVCITCIEYVAGLIFIKGMNIKLWDYSRNRFNIKGIICLQYSFYWIILSAVYYFLIHPKILSWLYWFTNHLTFSFTVGFFYGIFFMDLCYTFNLSAKIRKYAKEEKIIIRYENLKNSFRKKNEEFLQKTRFLFPLKSEKKPLREMLAEIFNAKQ; encoded by the coding sequence ATGAATATTTTACTTGTACTGGCCTTTCTCTTTTTTACCGGCAGCACGCTGGGATGGATACTGGAAGTATTCTGGCGCAGATTCTTTTCAAAAAATAACCCGGAAAAGAAATGGATAAACCCCGGCTTTCTTACGGGACCATACCTCCCGCTTTACGGACTAAGCCTTATAATTCTTTTTCTGCTTTCCTTCACTGATGTAAGTTTCATTAAATCCCCAGGATTACAGAAAACCGTACTGTTCATATTCATGGCAGTCTGCATAACCTGTATCGAATACGTTGCAGGTCTTATTTTCATCAAGGGAATGAACATTAAACTCTGGGATTACAGCAGAAACCGGTTCAACATAAAGGGAATCATCTGCCTTCAGTATTCGTTTTACTGGATAATTCTAAGCGCAGTTTATTACTTTCTGATTCACCCGAAGATTCTTTCCTGGCTTTACTGGTTTACAAACCATCTGACTTTCAGTTTTACAGTAGGATTTTTCTACGGAATTTTCTTCATGGATCTGTGCTATACATTCAATCTCTCTGCAAAAATAAGAAAATACGCAAAGGAAGAAAAAATAATCATCCGTTACGAAAACCTCAAAAACTCATTCAGAAAGAAAAACGAAGAGTTCCTTCAGAAAACAAGATTTCTCTTCCCTCTAAAATCAGAAAAAAAGCCCCTCAGGGAAATGCTCGCAGAAATTTTCAATGCAAAGCAGTAA
- the rho gene encoding transcription termination factor Rho → MAIIRRRSTESKETEKSQTEQVNGSETADAVEEKQEEVKPKRRRVVKKAAAETEEAAASPEPQEESVAADSPAVEPVSEPVAVETPAEGENTSAENTAQAEHTEHAERSEQGEASAEPVREYQPRRWQNNRYQNNGYQNNSYQNNGRYNNRRYNNYRNNERNLQERLEAVEAAQKIENPEEYESKPRLEINNLTKMSMPELRNLATQYGLLADDLAPMKKQDLIFWILKAHTEHGGIIFASGALEILPDGYGFLRSPQNSYLPGSDDIYISPSQIRLFNLKTGDTIYGQIRSPKEGERFFALLRIETVNFDDPRVAQTRVPFENLTPLYPNEKLSLETVSTELSTRIVDLFAPIGKGQRLLIVAPPKAGKTTLMQKVANAITTNNPEVYLIVLLIDERPEEVTEMERAIKGEVISSTFDEQATRHVQVAEMVLEKAKRLVEHKKDVVILLDSITRLARAYNQTVPTSGKVLSGGVDSNALHKPKRFFGAARNVEEGGSLTIISTSLIETGSRMDEVIFEEFKGTGNSEIDLDRKLAERRLFPAINIKKSGTRREELLLTEAELQKMWVLRKVLNPMEDADILELIMDKMRKSKDNNAFLSMMNTGTAGE, encoded by the coding sequence ATGGCTATTATCAGACGCCGCTCTACGGAATCAAAGGAAACTGAAAAATCTCAGACTGAACAGGTAAATGGTTCTGAAACAGCAGATGCTGTGGAAGAAAAACAGGAAGAAGTAAAACCTAAGCGCCGCAGGGTTGTAAAAAAAGCTGCTGCGGAAACAGAAGAGGCTGCAGCTTCTCCTGAACCTCAGGAAGAATCTGTTGCTGCTGATTCCCCTGCTGTTGAGCCGGTAAGTGAACCGGTTGCAGTTGAAACTCCCGCTGAAGGAGAAAACACATCTGCAGAAAATACTGCTCAGGCAGAACACACGGAACATGCTGAACGTTCGGAGCAGGGAGAGGCTTCAGCAGAACCTGTCAGGGAGTATCAGCCCCGCCGCTGGCAGAATAACCGCTATCAGAATAACGGATATCAGAATAATTCTTATCAGAATAACGGACGTTATAACAATCGTCGCTATAATAATTATAGAAATAACGAACGGAATCTTCAGGAGCGTTTAGAGGCTGTTGAAGCTGCACAGAAAATAGAAAATCCTGAAGAATATGAATCAAAACCACGTCTTGAAATAAATAATCTGACAAAAATGAGTATGCCGGAATTGAGAAATCTTGCTACTCAGTATGGTCTGCTTGCAGATGATCTTGCTCCTATGAAAAAGCAGGATTTGATTTTCTGGATTCTGAAGGCTCATACAGAACACGGTGGAATTATTTTTGCCAGCGGAGCTCTGGAGATTCTTCCTGACGGTTATGGTTTCTTACGTTCGCCGCAGAACAGTTATCTTCCTGGATCTGATGATATTTATATTTCTCCAAGTCAGATCCGTCTTTTTAATCTTAAGACCGGAGATACTATTTACGGTCAGATTAGAAGTCCTAAAGAAGGTGAAAGATTTTTTGCACTTCTTCGTATTGAGACTGTAAATTTTGATGATCCAAGGGTTGCTCAGACAAGAGTTCCTTTTGAGAATCTTACACCTCTTTATCCGAATGAAAAACTCAGCCTTGAAACGGTTTCTACGGAATTAAGTACCCGTATAGTAGATTTGTTTGCACCTATAGGTAAAGGACAGCGTCTTTTGATTGTTGCTCCTCCTAAAGCAGGAAAGACAACCCTCATGCAGAAGGTTGCAAATGCAATAACTACAAACAATCCGGAAGTATACCTTATCGTTCTCCTCATTGATGAACGTCCTGAGGAAGTTACGGAAATGGAAAGAGCCATTAAGGGAGAAGTTATTTCTTCTACATTCGATGAACAGGCTACCCGTCATGTTCAGGTTGCAGAAATGGTTCTTGAAAAGGCAAAGCGTCTTGTTGAGCATAAAAAAGACGTTGTAATTCTTCTTGATTCCATTACACGTCTGGCACGTGCTTATAACCAGACGGTTCCTACATCAGGAAAGGTTCTTTCCGGTGGTGTTGATTCAAATGCACTTCATAAGCCGAAGAGATTTTTTGGTGCTGCCCGTAATGTAGAAGAGGGTGGTTCCCTTACGATTATTTCTACATCCCTTATTGAAACCGGAAGCCGTATGGATGAGGTTATTTTTGAAGAATTCAAGGGAACCGGTAACTCGGAAATCGATCTTGACAGAAAACTTGCTGAGAGAAGGCTTTTCCCGGCAATTAACATTAAAAAGTCTGGTACAAGACGTGAGGAACTTCTGCTTACTGAAGCTGAACTTCAGAAAATGTGGGTTCTCCGTAAAGTGCTGAACCCTATGGAAGATGCAGATATTCTTGAACTTATAATGGATAAAATGCGTAAGTCAAAGGATAATAATGCGTTCCTTTCAATGATGAATACCGGCACGGCCGGTGAATGA